The Salvelinus alpinus chromosome 10, SLU_Salpinus.1, whole genome shotgun sequence genome includes the window agtgtcagtTAGACTGTCCATGATTGCGTCTtcgaatgaagagatggagataaaactgtccagtttgagtgtttgttgcagctcgatccagtcgctagctgcagcgaactgaaaagaggagcgacccagggatgtgtgtgctttggggacctttaacagaatgtgactggcagaatgggtgttgtatgtggaggatgagggctgcagtagatatctcagataggggggagtgaggcctaagagggtttgaTAAATAtacatcaaccagtgggtcttgcgacgggtaaaCAGAGacgaccagtttacagaagagtacagagtgcagtgatgtgtcctataaggagcattggtggcaaatctgatggccgaatcgTAAAGAACATCTTGCCgcttgagagcacccttacctgttgatctataaattacgtctccgtaatatagcatgggtaggatggtcatctgaatcaggattAGTTTGGCAGTTGGGGCGAAAGAGGAGCATttaggatagaggaaaccaagtctagatgtaaccttagcctgcagctttgatatgtgctgagagaaagaCCGTCTACCGTCTAGTCATACTCCCaaatacttgtatgaggtgactacctcaagctctaaaccctcagaggtagtaatcacacctgtggggagaggggcattcttcttaccaaaccacatgacctttgttttggaggtgttcagaacaaggttaagggtagagaaagcttgttggacactaagaaagctttgttgtagagcatttaacacaaaattctgggaggggccagctgagtttaagactgtatcatctgcatataaatggctGAGAGAGCTtcttactgcctgagctatgttgttcatgtaaattgagaagagcgtggggcctaggctcgagccttggggtactcccttggtgacagacaTATTGCAGGCTAACAATCACAAGATGGAATAAACGGGCACATTCTCAAAGCATGATCAGCTGGCAAGTGACTTCACAGACATGTTCAATCTCTCCTGGTCCCAGTCTGTattcccaacatgtttcaagctgaccaccattgcCCCTGTTCCCAAGAGCCccaagataacctgcctaaatgccTACCACaatgtagcactcacatctgtaattatgaaattctttgaaaggctggtcatgacacacatccacatcatcatcccagacccactccaattcgcatacagccccaacagatccacaggagTCGCAATCTCAATTgtacttcacactgccctctcccacctggacgaGGGGAAATAACTATATGAGAATACTGTTCACAGACTAcagctagcacagagaggctgctgcctatatacacagactacagctagcacagagaggctgctgcctatatacacagactacagctagcacagagaggctgctgcctatatacacagactacagctagcacagagaggctgctgtctaTATACACAGACTAcagctagcacagagaggctgctgtctaTATACACAGACTAcagctagcacagagaggctgctgcctatatacacagactacagctagcacagagaggctgctgcctatatacacagactacagctagcacagagaggctgctgcctatatacacagactacagctagcacagagaggctgctgcctatatacacagactacagctagcacagagaggctgctgcctatatacacagactacagctagcacagagaggctgctgcctatatacacagACGTGAAGTCATAGGCCACTTTAATAAACGTAacgctagtcactttaataatggtactttaataatgtttacatatcttgcattactcatctcatatgtatatactgtattctatactattctattgtATCTTACTCTATGTCGCTCTGAAATTGCTCGTCcatgtatttatatattcttaattccattcctttacttagatttgtgtgtaaaaggtagttgttgtggaattgttagattacttgttagatattgctgcactgtgggaactagaagcacaagcatttcgctacactaacaataacatctgctaaccacgtgtatggtTAGCAAAGGCGCTTTTCGGtcaagagggtggtgcggacggcCCGGTacatccctgccatccaggacttctatatcaggcggtgtcagaggaaggccggaaaattgccaaagactccaaccacccaagaccatagactgttcactctgctaccgtccaGCAAACTGTACCGGAGCATTGGCTCTcagaccaacaggctccgagacagcatacatatggtctgatataccacggcggTCAGCCAATCACCACACagtttataaacacacacacacacacacacacacccttttacaatcatgatctggtactggtacttcctgtatatagcagcacattgatctggtacttcctgtatatagctccacattgatctggtacttcctgtatatagcagcacattgatctggtactggtacttcctgtatatagcagcacattgatctggtactggtacttcctgtatatagctccacattgatctggtactggtacttcctgtatatagctccacattgatctggtacttcctgtatatagcagcacattgatctggtactggtactccctgtatatagctccatattgatctggtactccctgtatatagctccacattgatctggtactccctgtatatagccccacattgatctggtactggtacttcctgtatatagcagcacattgatctggtactggtacttcctgtatatagctccacattgatctggtactccctgtatatagccccacattgatctggtactggtacttcctgtatatagcagcacattgatctggtactggtacttcctgtatatagccccacattgatctggtactggtactccctgtatatagcagcacattgatctggtactggtacttcctgtatatagccccacattgatctggtacttcctgtatatagccccacattgatctggtactggtactccctgtatatagctccacattgatctggtactggtacttcctctatatagctcgacattgatctggtacttcctgtatatagccccacattgatctggtacttcctgtatatagctccacattgatctggtacttcctgtatatagccccacattgatctggtactggtactccctgtatatagctccacattgatctggtacttcctgtatatagctccacattgatctggtacttcctgtatatagctccacattgatctggtactggtacttcctgtatatagctccacattgatctggtactggtacttcctgtatatagctccacattgatctggtactggtacttcctgtatatagccccacaatgatctggtactggtacttcctgtatatagctcgacattgatctggtactggtacttcctttATATAGCTcgacattgatctggtactggtacttcctctatatagctcgacattgatctggtactggtacttcctgtatatagctccacattgatctggtactggtacttcctgtatatagctccacattgatctggtactggtacttcctgtatatagctcgacattgatctggtactggtacttcctctatatagctcgacattgatctggtactggtacttcctgtatatagccccacattgatctggtactggtacttcctgtatatagctccacattgatctggtacttcctgtacatagtgtcacgacttcctctgaagttggtccctctccttgctcgggcgacgttcggcggtcgacgtcaccggtcttctagccaatgccgatccacctttcattttccatttgttttgtctcgtcttcccacacacctggttccaactccaacaattacatgttgtgtatttaaccctctgttccccccatgtccttgtccggtattgtttgttgtaagtgcttgtgcacgttatgtctggTGTGCGTAGGGTTTGTACCCATTTATTCCTTGTTCTGTTTTCCGGTGGTTTTTATTATTTAAACTGTGTCGTTTGGAAACACAGTTTTtgttctcctgcgtctgacttcactgccgccagtacgcaccccgttacacagctccacattgatctggtacttcctgtacatagctccacattgatctggtactggtacttcctgtatatagccccacattgatctggtactggtacttcctgtatatagctccacattgatctggtactggtacttcctgtatatagctccacattgatctggtactggtacttcctgtatatagccccacattgatctggtactggtacttcctgtatatagctccacattgatctggtactggtacttcctgtatatagctccacattgatctggtacttcctgtatatagctccacattgatctggtacttcctgtatatagtttcacattgatctggtacttcctgtatatagctccacattgatctggtacttcctgtatatagctccacattgatctggtacttcctgtatataactccacattgatctggtacttcctgtatatagctccacattgatctggtacttcctgtatatagctccacattgatctggtacttcctgtatatagctccacattgatctggtacttcctgtatatagctccacattgatctggtacttcctgtatatagctccacattgatctggtacttcctgtatatagctccacattgatctggtacttcctgtatatagctccacattgatctggtacttcctgtatatagctccacattgatctggtacttcctgtatatagctacattATTGTGTATTTATTTCATTGTTACTATTTTATTCTGTTCTATTTTTAAACTCATCCTTGAAgagctcgtaagcaagcatttgaATGCTATTGATCCATAATCGTATATCCAGTGGGTATGGCCAAGGTTGTAAGCCTTGCGTCACCACTCGGAATACTATAATATGCACGTATCTAGGGTCACCGTTATGAAATTATTAAGAGGCTGAGGAACACAGAGCTAATATCTTGCAATCGATGtctcctctggctttctcatgcAATGTATTTTGataaggagacgaggagagagaggacgtgAGGAGTATTCATTTGAAATCCCCCACAGAATCCTACTCACTACTCCAGGTGCTGGCTCACGTCTGGGAGGTAGCCCGGTTCCAAAACTTAACGCAATGCAAAACAAGCCTAAACCGGGCGCCCGGGCAAGATTAATCGAATCCCCTCATCGAATAGAACGAGCCATTCAAGACAGTGAtgtcataatgggtggactgcGAGTGAACCCACAGGAGCAAAGCAGTAATTAAAAtcaggaagtgtacccatcaatctgtgctgtgatttgttgaatcaactcaactgacattacaaaaaaaaatacattcccattgcatgagccacatcagttaccataatttgaatgaacattctacattaccatggaaattattgcatcgcgcacggcaagtggtaccgatgcaccaagtctggaaccaacaggaccctgaacagcttctaacccccccaaaaatagcACTACTACATAGACAGTTAACTAGTTAAATAACTAGTTAGTCCAATAGTTAGTCCAATAGTTAGTCCAATAGTTAGTTCAAGTGTTAGTTAACGGGTTAGTTAACTAGTTAGTTAACTCGTTAGTTAACTCGTTCGTTCAATAGTTAGTTCAATCGTTAGTTCAATCGTTAGTTCAATCGTTAGTTCAATCGTTAGTTCACTAGTTAGTTCACTAGTTAGTTCACTAGTTAGTTCAACAGTTAGTTCAACAGTTAGTTCAACAGTTAGTTCAATAGTTAGTTCAATAGTTAGTTAATTAGTTAGTTAATTAGTTAGTTCAATAGTTAGTTCAATAGTTAGTTAACTAGTTGAACTAACTATTGAATTAACTGTTGAACTAACTATTGAACTAACCACTAGTTAGTTAACGAGTTAGTCAACGAGTTAGTCAACTAGTTCGTCAACTAGTTAGTTAACTAGATAGCTCAATAGTTAGTTCAATATTTAGGTCAATAGTGTGTTCAATAGTTAGTTCAATAGTTAGTTATTTAGTTAGTTCAATAGTTAGTTCAATAGTTAGTTAATTAGTTAGTTAATTAGTTAGTTCAAttgttaaccaaatagctacccggactatctgcattgaccctttttttgaCTAACTttcttgactcatcacatactctGTTGCTACTGTTTACAATcggtcactttattcctagttatatgtatatACACGGAGTATAGCAGACATTACGAACACCTTCTAATATCGAgttgcaaccccccccccttttaccctcagaacatTATGAATGcatctgggcatggactctacaaggtgttgaacgcgttccacagggatgctggaccatgttgactctaatgcttctcacagttgtgtcaagttagctggatgtcctttgggtggtggaccattcttgatacacaatcgggaaactattgagtgtgataaaaaaaaaactgctgtattgcagttattgacacaaaccagtgcacctggcacctactaccaaactctgttcaaaggcacttacatattttgtcttgcccattcaccctctgaatggcacacatacacaagccaggtctcaattgtctcaaggcttaaatccttctttaacccgtctcacCGGTGTGATGTTGGGAGATAGGTCTGGTGTCCACTGGGGGGATGTTGGGAGGTAGGTCTGGTGTCCACCCGGGGGATGTTGGGAGGTAGGTCTGGTGTCCACCGGGGGGATGTTGGGAGGTAGGTCTGGTGTCCACCGGGGGGATGTTGGGAGGTAGGTCTGGTGTCCACCGGGGGGATGTTGGGAGGTAGGTCTGGTGTCCACTGGGGGGATGTTGGGAGGTAGGTCTGGTGTCCACCGGGCGGATGTTGGGAAGGAGGTCTGGTGTCCACCGGGGGGATGTTGGGAGGTAGGTCTGGTGTCCACCGTGGGGATGTTGGGAGGTAGGTCTGGTGTCCACTGGGGGGATGTTGGGAGGTAGGCATGGTGTCCACTGGGGGAATGTTGGGAGGTAGGTCTGGTGTCCACCGGGGAGATGTTGGGAGGTAGGTCTGGTGTCCACTGGGGGGATGTTGGGAGGTAGGTCTGGTGTCCACTGGGGGGATGTTGGGAGGTAGGTCTGGTGTCCACTGGGGGGATGTTGGGAGGTAGGTCTGGTGTCCACTGGGGGGATGTTGGGAGGTAGGTCTGGTGTCCACTGGGGGGATGTTGGGAGGTAGGTCTGGTGTCCACCGTGGGGATGTTGGGAGGTAGGTCTGGTGTCCACTGGGGGGATGTTGGGAGGTAGGTCTGGTGTCCACTGGGGGGATGTTGGGAGGTAGGTCTGGTGTCCACTGGGGGGATGTTGGGAGGTAGGTCTGGTGTCCACCGGGGGGATGTTGGGAGGTAGGCATGGTGTCCACTGGGGGAATGTTGGGAGGTAGGTCTGGTGTCCACTGGGGGGGATGTTGGGAGGTAGGTCTGGTGGGTTAACTTCGAAGTCTGGGTCTCTATATATGACAAGTTTATCTTCCCACCGCTTTAATAGCCTGCTGGACCAATTGGGTTCTAGACAACCTGCTGGACCAATCAGGTTCTGAAGTTGATTGACAGTCTGCTGGACCAATCGAGTTCAGAATTGATTGACAGTCTGCTGGACCAATCAGGTTCTAAAGTTGAATGTCTTCTGTTCAGACACTATTCTCCACCCAGTCCTTGGCCTGTTTAGAATACTCCACACCACCTCTGGATCTACTGAAAGATGTGTAACagaataacaaaacaaaatatagaaATGAGTCTTCCCTTGGTTCATTGTCCTATCCTCATGTCTGTTCCACCACCCCTCTCCTTCTTACATTCCCTCCCAGGCAGGTAGAAACAGAAAGAGTGATTGGTGATGTTGGCTGGTATAAAACAGTCATCACATGTCAATTCAGAGCATGAGCTCATATTCTAAATGTTATAATTGAGATAACATAAAAGGACGACTGTCATTACTACTCATGCAGCAGCTAGGGCCAGAGCCATATATATGCATCTATCTGGATTTGGCTAGGGCTGGATAGGGCTGGGTAGAGCTGGCTAGAGCTCACTAGGGCTGGCTAGGGCTGGCTAAGTCTGGCTAGGGCTGGCTAAGGCTGACTAAGGATGGCTAGAGCTGTCTAGGGCTAGCTAGAGCTGGCT containing:
- the LOC139531424 gene encoding uncharacterized protein; translated protein: MPTSQHPPGGHQTYLPTSPQWTPDLPPNIPPVDTRPTSQHPPSGHQTYLPTSPRWTPDLPPNIPPVDTRPTSQHPPSGHQTYLPTSPQWTPDLPPNIPPVDTRPTSQHPPSGHQTYLPTSPRWTPDLPPNIPPVDTMPTSQHPPSGHQTYLPTSPRWTPDLPPNIPPVDTRPPSQHPPGGHQTYLPTSPQWTPDLPPNIPPVDTRPTSQHPPGGHQTYLPTSPRWTPDLPPNIPRVDTRPTSQHPPSGHQTYLPTSHR